One window from the genome of Saimiri boliviensis isolate mSaiBol1 chromosome 2, mSaiBol1.pri, whole genome shotgun sequence encodes:
- the MAMDC4 gene encoding apical endosomal glycoprotein isoform X9 codes for MPLPGHLLPILVLFLAGSPGWAWVPNHCRSPSQAMCNFVCDCRDCSDEAQCGHHGASPALGTPFTCDFERDPCGWRDISTSGYSWLRDRAGAVLEGPGPRADHTLGTDLGWYMAVGTHRGKEAATAALRSPTLREAAPSCKLRLWYHMASGDVAELRLELTHGAETLTLWQSTGPWCPGWQELAVTTGRIRGDFRVIFSATRNATHRGAVALDDLEFWDCGLSTPQASCPLEHHHCHNKACVEPQQLCDGEDNCGDLSDEDPRTCGQHTATNFETGLGLWSRSEGWARNHSAGGTEHPAWPCRDHSRNSAQGSFLVSVAEPGNPAVLSSPELQASGTSSCSLIFYYYLHGSEASCLQLFLQTLGSSNPQAPVLLRRHRGELGTAWVRDRVDIQSAYPFQILLAGQTGPGGVVGLDDLILSEHCRPVLEVSTPQPLPPGPWVPAPGPLPPSSRLQDFCQQGHLACGDLCVAPEQLCDFEQQCAGGEDEQACGTTDFESPEAGGWEDASVGRLQWRRLSAQESQGAGAAAAGHFLSLQRAWGQLGAEARVRTPPLGPSGPSCELHLAYHLQSQPRGFLALVVVDSGSRELAWQALSSSAGGWKVDKVLLGARRRPFQLEFVGLVDLDGPDQQGAGVDNVTLRDCSSMVTTKRDTEVSCNFERDTCSWYPGHLSDTHWRRVESRGPEHDHTTGQGYFMLLDPTDPLARGHSAHLLSRPQIPAVPTECLSFWYHLHGPQIGTLRLAMRREGEDTHLWSRSGTHGNRWHQAWATLSHQPGSRAPYQLLFEGLRDGYHGTMALDDVAMRPGPCWAPDYCTFEDSDCGFSPGGQSLWKRQANASGHAAWGPPADHTTETAQGTEAWQGQGSRGWPGAGRLMLAPPGHYMMVDTSPDALPRGQTASLTSREHRPLAQPACLTFWYHGSLLSPGALQVHLEEGRRHQVLSLSAHEGLAWHLGSVDVQAEQAWRVVFEAVGTGVAHSYMALDDLLLQDGPCPQPGGRPAVAQGGPCSGACLSLLSPQWWWPGLGPRAAPLTQPCLAASCDFESGLCGWSHLARPGLGGYSWDWGGGATPSRYLQPPVDHTLGTEAGTFCWSQVRRRPRSHTQPPSLLLPTCGAHSPSRGGLAHPASAWALRAGFAHQLGISLLLFPGHFAFFETGVLGPGGRAAWLRSEPLPATPASCLRFWYHMGFPEHFYKGELRVLLCSAQGQLAVWSTGGHRRHQWLEAQVEVASTKEFQVRPPVWARSVPFFPPGPTQTPFLLRQIVFEATLGGQPALGPIGLDDVEYLAGQHCQQPAPSPGDTATPVPVPAVVGGALLFLMLLVLLGLGGQRWLEKRGSCPFRSDTEATAPGFDNILFNAVGAPWRWDGVTLPASVTSDL; via the exons GTCACCATGGGGCCTCGCCCGCCCTGGGCACCCCCTTCACCTGCGACTTTGAGCGAGACCCCTGCGGCTGGCGGGACATCAGCACCTCAGGCTACAGCTGGCTCCGTGACAGGGCAGGGGCCGTGCTGGAGGGTCCCGGGCCTCGCGCAGACCACACGCTGGGCACCGACCTGG GATGGTACATGGCTGTTGGAACCCACCGAGGGAAAGAAGCAGCCACTGCAGCCCTGCGCTCGCCCACCCTGCGAGAGGCAGCCCCCTCCTGCAAGCTGAGGCTCTGGTACCACATGGCCTCTGGAG ATGTGGCTGAGCTGCGGCTGGAGCTGACCCATGGCGCAGAGACCCTGACCCTGTGGCAGAGCACAGGGCCCTGGTGCCCCGGCTGGCAGGAGTTGGCAGTGACCACAGGCCGCATCCGGGGTGACTTCCGA GTGATCTTCTCTGCCACCCGAAACGCCACCCACAGGGGTGCCGTGGCTCTAGATGACCTGGAGTTCTGGGACTGTGGGCTGTCCA CCCCCCAGGCCAGCTGCCCCCTGGAACACCACCACTGCCACAACAAGGCCTGCGTGGAGCCCCAGCAACTCTGTGACGGGGAAGACAACTGTGGGGACCTGTCTGATGAGGACCCACGCACCTGTG GCCAGCACACGGCCACCAACTTTGAGACAGGCCTGGGCCTATGGAGCCGCTCAGAAGGCTGGGCCCGGAACCACAGCGCTGGTGGTACTGAGCACCCTGCCTGGCCATGCCGTGACCACAGCCGGAACAGTGCACAGG GCTCCTTCCTGGTCTCTGTGGCTGAGCCTGGCAATCCTGCTGTGCTCTCCAGCCCTGAGCTCCAAGCCTCAGGCACCTCCAGCTGCTCG CTGATCTTCTATTACTACCTGCACGGGTCCGAGGCCAGCTGCCTCCAGCTGTTCCTGCAGACTCTGGGGTCCAGCAACCCCCAGGCCCCAGTCCTGCTGCGGAGGCACCGAGGGGAGCTGGGGACTGCCTGGGTCCGAGACCGCGTTGACATCCAGAGTGCCTACCCCTTCCAG ATCCTCCTGGCCGGGCAGACAGGCCCGGGGGGTGTGGTGGGTCTGGACGACCTCATCCTGTCTGAGCACTGCAGACCAGTCCTGG AGGTGTCCACCCCACAGCCGCTGCCTCCTGGGCCCTGGGTCCCAGCCCCCGGGCCCCTGCCGCCCAGCTCTCGGCTCCAGGATTTCTGCCAACAGGGCCATCTCGCCTGTGGGGACCTGTGTGTGGCCCCGGaacagctgtgtgactttgagcagcAGTGTGCAGGGGGCGAGGACGAGCAGGCCTGTG GAACCACGGACTTCGAGTCCCCCGAAGCCGGGGGCTGGGAAGACGCCAGCGTGGGGCGGCTGCAGTGGCGGCGGCTCTCAGCCCAGGAGAGCCAGGGAGCTGGTGCCGCTGCTGCCG GTCACTTCCTGTCTCTGCAGAGGGCCTGGGGGCAGCTGGGCGCTGAGGCCCGGGTCCGTACCCCCCCGCTTGGCCCCTCTGGCCCCAGCTGTGAACTCCACCTGGCTTACCATCTGCAGAGTCAGCCCCGAG GCTTCCTGGCACTAGTGGTGGTAGACAGCGGCTCCCGGGAGCTGGCATGGCAGGCCCTGAGCAGCAGTGCAGGTGGCTGGAAGGTGGACAAGGTCCTTCTAGGGGCCCGCCGCCGGCCGTTCCAG CTGGAGTTTGTTGGGCTGGTGGACTTGGACGGCCCTGATCAGCAGGGAGCTGGCGTGGACAACGTGACCCTGAGGGACTGTAGCTCCATGGTGACCACCAAGAGAGACACAG AGGTCTCCTGTAACTTTGAGCGGGACACGTGCAGCTGGTACCCAGGCCACCTCTCAGACACACACTGGCGCAGGGTGGAGAGCCGTGGCCCTGAGCACGACCACACCACAGGCCAAG GCTACTTTATGCTCCTGGACCCCACAGACCCCCTGGCCCGGGGCCACAGCGCACACCTGCTCTCCAGGCCCCAGATACCAGCAGTGCCCACGGAGTGTCTCAGCTTCTGGTACCACCTCCACGGGCCCCAGATTG GGACTCTTCGCCTGGCCATGAGACGGGAAGGGGAGGACACGCACCTCTGGTCACGGTCGGGCACCCATGGCAACCGCTGGCACCAGGCCTGGGCCACCCTCTCCCACCAGCCTGGCTCCCGGGCCCCATACCAG ctgCTGTTCGAGGGCCTCCGGGACGGATACCACGGCACCATGGCGCTGGATGACGTGGCCATGCGGCCTGGCCCCTGCTGGGCCCCTGATTACTGCACCTTTGAGGACTCGGACTGTGGTTTCTCTCCTGGAGGTCAGAGTCTCTGGAAACGCCAGGCCAATGCCTCAGGCCACGCTGCCTGGGGCCCCCCAGCAGACCACACCACAGAGACAGCCCAAGGTACGGAGGCCTGGCAGGGGCAGGGATCAAGGGGCTGGCCAGGGGCTGGCAGGCTGATGCTGGCACCTCCAGGGCACTACATGATGGTGGACACGAGCCCAGACGCACTGCCCCGAGGCCAGACGGCCTCCCTGACCTCCAGGGAGCACAGGCCCCTGGCCCAGCCTGCTTGCCTGACCTTCTGGTACCACGGGAGCCTCCTCAGCCCAG GAGCCCTGCAGGTCCACCTGGAGGAGGGCAGGAGGCACCAGGTGCTCAGCCTCAGTGCCCATGAAGGGCTTGCCTGGCACCTGGGCAGCGTGGACGTGCAGGCTGAGCAAGCCTGGAGG GTGGTGTTTGAGGCAGTGGGTACAGGTGTGGCACACTCCTACATGGCTCTGGATGACCTGCTCCTCCAGGATGGGCCCTGCCCTCAGCCAGGTGGGAGACCTGCTGTGGCCCAGGGTGGCCCCTGCTCTGGGGCTTGCCTGTCCCTTTTGTCCCCACAGTGGTGGTGGCCAGGGCTTGGGCCAAGGGCAGCACCACTCACCCAGCCATGCCTTGCAGCTTCCTGTGATTTTGAGTCTGGCCTGTGTGGCTGGAGCCACCTGGCCCGGCCTGGCCTGGGTGGATATAGCTGGGACTGGGGTGGGGGAGCCACCCCCTCTCGCTACCTCCAGCCCCCAGTGGACCACACCCTGGGCACAGAGGCAGGTACGTTCTGCTGGAGCCAGGTGAGGAGAAGACCCAGAAGCCACACCCAGCCACCCAGCCTCCTGCTGCCCACCTGTGGGGCACACTCCCCATCCAGAGGAGGCCTAGCCCACCCAGCCTCTGCTTGGGCCCTGAGGGCTGGCTTTGCCCATCAGCTGGGCATCAGCCTCCTCTTGTTCCCAGGCCACTTTGCTTTCTTTGAAACGGGTGTGCTGGGCCCCGGGGGCCGGGCTGCCTGGCTGCGAAGCGAGCCTCTGCCGGCCACCCCAGCTTCCTGCCTCCGATTCTGGTACCACATGGGCTTTCCTGAGCACTTCT ACAAGGGGGAGCTGAGGGTGCTGCTATGCAGTGCCCAGGGCCAGCTGGCCGTGTGGAGCACAGGTGGGCACCGTCGGCACCAGTGGCTGGAGGCCCAGGTGGAGGTGGCCAGCACCAAGGAGTTCCAGGTGAGGCCGCCTGTCTGGGCCAGGAGCGTCCCCTTCTTCCCCCCAGGGCCCACACAGACGCCTTTCCTTCTCCGTCAGATTGTGTTTGAAGCCACTCTGGGCGGCCAGCCAGCCCTGGGGCCCATTGGCCTGGACGACGTGGAGTATCTGGCTGGGCAGCATTGCCAGCAGCCTGCCCCCAGCCCAG GTGACACAGCCACGCCCGTGCCAGTGCCAGCTGTGGTTGGCGGTGCCCTCCTGTTCCTCATGCTCCTGGTGCTGCTGGGACTTGGGGGGCAGCGCTGGCTGGAGAAGAGGGGGAGCTGCCCCTTCCGGAGCGACACAGAGGCCACAGCCCCTGGCTTTGACAACATCCTTTTCAATGCAGTAGGC
- the MAMDC4 gene encoding apical endosomal glycoprotein isoform X13 — protein MTWSSGTVGCPPPRPAAPWNTTTATTRPAWSPSNSVTGKTTVGTCLMRTHAPVASTRPPTLRQAWAYGAAQKAGPGTTALVVLSTLPGHAVTTAGTVHRAPSWSLWLSLAILLCSPALSSKPQAPPAARCLQLFLQTLGSSNPQAPVLLRRHRGELGTAWVRDRVDIQSAYPFQILLAGQTGPGGVVGLDDLILSEHCRPVLEVSTPQPLPPGPWVPAPGPLPPSSRLQDFCQQGHLACGDLCVAPEQLCDFEQQCAGGEDEQACGKGLSILQTFCCGPKGQGRRGAGGGLCRSVPPAVPGTTDFESPEAGGWEDASVGRLQWRRLSAQESQGAGAAAAGHFLSLQRAWGQLGAEARVRTPPLGPSGPSCELHLAYHLQSQPRGFLALVVVDSGSRELAWQALSSSAGGWKVDKVLLGARRRPFQLEFVGLVDLDGPDQQGAGVDNVTLRDCSSMVTTKRDTEVSCNFERDTCSWYPGHLSDTHWRRVESRGPEHDHTTGQGYFMLLDPTDPLARGHSAHLLSRPQIPAVPTECLSFWYHLHGPQIGTLRLAMRREGEDTHLWSRSGTHGNRWHQAWATLSHQPGSRAPYQLLFEGLRDGYHGTMALDDVAMRPGPCWAPDYCTFEDSDCGFSPGGQSLWKRQANASGHAAWGPPADHTTETAQGTEAWQGQGSRGWPGAGRLMLAPPGHYMMVDTSPDALPRGQTASLTSREHRPLAQPACLTFWYHGSLLSPGALQVHLEEGRRHQVLSLSAHEGLAWHLGSVDVQAEQAWRVVFEAVGTGVAHSYMALDDLLLQDGPCPQPGGRPAVAQGGPCSGACLSLLSPQWWWPGLGPRAAPLTQPCLAASCDFESGLCGWSHLARPGLGGYSWDWGGGATPSRYLQPPVDHTLGTEAGTFCWSQVRRRPRSHTQPPSLLLPTCGAHSPSRGGLAHPASAWALRAGFAHQLGISLLLFPGHFAFFETGVLGPGGRAAWLRSEPLPATPASCLRFWYHMGFPEHFYKGELRVLLCSAQGQLAVWSTGGHRRHQWLEAQVEVASTKEFQVRPPVWARSVPFFPPGPTQTPFLLRQIVFEATLGGQPALGPIGLDDVEYLAGQHCQQPAPSPGDTATPVPVPAVVGGALLFLMLLVLLGLGGQRWLEKRGSCPFRSDTEATAPGFDNILFNAVGAPWRWDGVTLPASVTSDL, from the exons ATGACCTGGAGTTCTGGGACTGTGGGCTGTCCA CCCCCCAGGCCAGCTGCCCCCTGGAACACCACCACTGCCACAACAAGGCCTGCGTGGAGCCCCAGCAACTCTGTGACGGGGAAGACAACTGTGGGGACCTGTCTGATGAGGACCCACGCACCTGTG GCCAGCACACGGCCACCAACTTTGAGACAGGCCTGGGCCTATGGAGCCGCTCAGAAGGCTGGGCCCGGAACCACAGCGCTGGTGGTACTGAGCACCCTGCCTGGCCATGCCGTGACCACAGCCGGAACAGTGCACAGG GCTCCTTCCTGGTCTCTGTGGCTGAGCCTGGCAATCCTGCTGTGCTCTCCAGCCCTGAGCTCCAAGCCTCAGGCACCTCCAGCTGCTCG CTGCCTCCAGCTGTTCCTGCAGACTCTGGGGTCCAGCAACCCCCAGGCCCCAGTCCTGCTGCGGAGGCACCGAGGGGAGCTGGGGACTGCCTGGGTCCGAGACCGCGTTGACATCCAGAGTGCCTACCCCTTCCAG ATCCTCCTGGCCGGGCAGACAGGCCCGGGGGGTGTGGTGGGTCTGGACGACCTCATCCTGTCTGAGCACTGCAGACCAGTCCTGG AGGTGTCCACCCCACAGCCGCTGCCTCCTGGGCCCTGGGTCCCAGCCCCCGGGCCCCTGCCGCCCAGCTCTCGGCTCCAGGATTTCTGCCAACAGGGCCATCTCGCCTGTGGGGACCTGTGTGTGGCCCCGGaacagctgtgtgactttgagcagcAGTGTGCAGGGGGCGAGGACGAGCAGGCCTGTGGTAAAGGGCTCAGCATCCTGCAGACCTTCTGCTGCGGGCCAAAGGGGCAGGGACGGCGTGGGGCGGGTGGAGGTCTCTGCCGTTCAGTGCCGCCTGCTGTTCCAGGAACCACGGACTTCGAGTCCCCCGAAGCCGGGGGCTGGGAAGACGCCAGCGTGGGGCGGCTGCAGTGGCGGCGGCTCTCAGCCCAGGAGAGCCAGGGAGCTGGTGCCGCTGCTGCCG GTCACTTCCTGTCTCTGCAGAGGGCCTGGGGGCAGCTGGGCGCTGAGGCCCGGGTCCGTACCCCCCCGCTTGGCCCCTCTGGCCCCAGCTGTGAACTCCACCTGGCTTACCATCTGCAGAGTCAGCCCCGAG GCTTCCTGGCACTAGTGGTGGTAGACAGCGGCTCCCGGGAGCTGGCATGGCAGGCCCTGAGCAGCAGTGCAGGTGGCTGGAAGGTGGACAAGGTCCTTCTAGGGGCCCGCCGCCGGCCGTTCCAG CTGGAGTTTGTTGGGCTGGTGGACTTGGACGGCCCTGATCAGCAGGGAGCTGGCGTGGACAACGTGACCCTGAGGGACTGTAGCTCCATGGTGACCACCAAGAGAGACACAG AGGTCTCCTGTAACTTTGAGCGGGACACGTGCAGCTGGTACCCAGGCCACCTCTCAGACACACACTGGCGCAGGGTGGAGAGCCGTGGCCCTGAGCACGACCACACCACAGGCCAAG GCTACTTTATGCTCCTGGACCCCACAGACCCCCTGGCCCGGGGCCACAGCGCACACCTGCTCTCCAGGCCCCAGATACCAGCAGTGCCCACGGAGTGTCTCAGCTTCTGGTACCACCTCCACGGGCCCCAGATTG GGACTCTTCGCCTGGCCATGAGACGGGAAGGGGAGGACACGCACCTCTGGTCACGGTCGGGCACCCATGGCAACCGCTGGCACCAGGCCTGGGCCACCCTCTCCCACCAGCCTGGCTCCCGGGCCCCATACCAG ctgCTGTTCGAGGGCCTCCGGGACGGATACCACGGCACCATGGCGCTGGATGACGTGGCCATGCGGCCTGGCCCCTGCTGGGCCCCTGATTACTGCACCTTTGAGGACTCGGACTGTGGTTTCTCTCCTGGAGGTCAGAGTCTCTGGAAACGCCAGGCCAATGCCTCAGGCCACGCTGCCTGGGGCCCCCCAGCAGACCACACCACAGAGACAGCCCAAGGTACGGAGGCCTGGCAGGGGCAGGGATCAAGGGGCTGGCCAGGGGCTGGCAGGCTGATGCTGGCACCTCCAGGGCACTACATGATGGTGGACACGAGCCCAGACGCACTGCCCCGAGGCCAGACGGCCTCCCTGACCTCCAGGGAGCACAGGCCCCTGGCCCAGCCTGCTTGCCTGACCTTCTGGTACCACGGGAGCCTCCTCAGCCCAG GAGCCCTGCAGGTCCACCTGGAGGAGGGCAGGAGGCACCAGGTGCTCAGCCTCAGTGCCCATGAAGGGCTTGCCTGGCACCTGGGCAGCGTGGACGTGCAGGCTGAGCAAGCCTGGAGG GTGGTGTTTGAGGCAGTGGGTACAGGTGTGGCACACTCCTACATGGCTCTGGATGACCTGCTCCTCCAGGATGGGCCCTGCCCTCAGCCAGGTGGGAGACCTGCTGTGGCCCAGGGTGGCCCCTGCTCTGGGGCTTGCCTGTCCCTTTTGTCCCCACAGTGGTGGTGGCCAGGGCTTGGGCCAAGGGCAGCACCACTCACCCAGCCATGCCTTGCAGCTTCCTGTGATTTTGAGTCTGGCCTGTGTGGCTGGAGCCACCTGGCCCGGCCTGGCCTGGGTGGATATAGCTGGGACTGGGGTGGGGGAGCCACCCCCTCTCGCTACCTCCAGCCCCCAGTGGACCACACCCTGGGCACAGAGGCAGGTACGTTCTGCTGGAGCCAGGTGAGGAGAAGACCCAGAAGCCACACCCAGCCACCCAGCCTCCTGCTGCCCACCTGTGGGGCACACTCCCCATCCAGAGGAGGCCTAGCCCACCCAGCCTCTGCTTGGGCCCTGAGGGCTGGCTTTGCCCATCAGCTGGGCATCAGCCTCCTCTTGTTCCCAGGCCACTTTGCTTTCTTTGAAACGGGTGTGCTGGGCCCCGGGGGCCGGGCTGCCTGGCTGCGAAGCGAGCCTCTGCCGGCCACCCCAGCTTCCTGCCTCCGATTCTGGTACCACATGGGCTTTCCTGAGCACTTCT ACAAGGGGGAGCTGAGGGTGCTGCTATGCAGTGCCCAGGGCCAGCTGGCCGTGTGGAGCACAGGTGGGCACCGTCGGCACCAGTGGCTGGAGGCCCAGGTGGAGGTGGCCAGCACCAAGGAGTTCCAGGTGAGGCCGCCTGTCTGGGCCAGGAGCGTCCCCTTCTTCCCCCCAGGGCCCACACAGACGCCTTTCCTTCTCCGTCAGATTGTGTTTGAAGCCACTCTGGGCGGCCAGCCAGCCCTGGGGCCCATTGGCCTGGACGACGTGGAGTATCTGGCTGGGCAGCATTGCCAGCAGCCTGCCCCCAGCCCAG GTGACACAGCCACGCCCGTGCCAGTGCCAGCTGTGGTTGGCGGTGCCCTCCTGTTCCTCATGCTCCTGGTGCTGCTGGGACTTGGGGGGCAGCGCTGGCTGGAGAAGAGGGGGAGCTGCCCCTTCCGGAGCGACACAGAGGCCACAGCCCCTGGCTTTGACAACATCCTTTTCAATGCAGTAGGC